From a single Peromyscus maniculatus bairdii isolate BWxNUB_F1_BW_parent chromosome 4, HU_Pman_BW_mat_3.1, whole genome shotgun sequence genomic region:
- the Pard6b gene encoding partitioning defective 6 homolog beta, translating to MNRGHRHGLSSGCLGTMEVKSKFGAEFRRFSLERSKPGKFEEFYGLLQHVHKIPNVDVLVGYADIHGDLLPINNDDNYHKAVSTANPLLRIFIQKKEEADYSAFGTDTLIRKKNVLSNVLRPDNHRKKPHIVISMPQDFRPVSSIIDVDILPETHRRVRLYKYGTEKPLGFYIRDGSSVRVTPHGLEKVPGIFISRLVPGGLAQSTGLLAVNDEVLEVNGIEVSGKSLDQVTDMMIANSRNLIITVRPANQRNNVVRNSRTSGSSGQSTDNSLLGYPQQAEASFEPEDQDSDEDDIIIEDSGEPQQIPKAAPDAQSLESLTQIELSFESGQNGFSPPQDPVPVPSSLDTEFEPRAPDQRLLEEDGTIITL from the exons ATGAACCGCGGCCACCGGCACGGGCTGAGCAGCGGCTGCCTGGGCACCATGGAGGTGAAGAGCAAG TTTGGTGCTGAGTTTCGTCGGTTTTCACTGGAAAGATCCAAACCCGGAAAATTTGAAGAGTTTTATGGACTGCTGCAACATGTTCACAAGATCCCCAATGTTGACGTGCTGGTGGGCTATGCAGACATCCACGGGGATCTGCTGCCCATCAACAATGATGACAACTACCACAAGGCAGTTTCCACCGCCAACCCATTGCTTAGGATCTTCATACAGAAGAAGG AAGAAGCTGACTACAGTGCCTTTGGTACGGACACCCTAATCAGGAAGAAGAACGTGCTGAGCAACGTGCTGCGTCCTGACAACCATAGGAAGAAGCCCCACATCGTCATCAGCATGCCCCAGGACTTCCGCCCGGTGTCATCCATCATAGATGTGGACATCCTCCCGGAGACCCACCGAAGGGTCCGTCTGTACAAGTATGGCACGGAGAAGCCCCTGGGCTTCTACATCCGCGACGGCTCCAGTGTCCGGGTGACACCACACGGCTTAGAGAAAGTCCCCGGGATCTTCATATCGAGGCTGGTTCCCGGGGGTCTGGCCCAGAGCACGGGATTGCTAGCTGTCAATGACGAAGTGTTAGAAGTCAATGGTATAGAGGTGTCGGGGAAGAGCCTGGACCAAGTGACTGACATGATGATAGCCAACAGCCGCAACCTCATCATCACTGTGCGGCCAGCTAACCAGAGGAACAACGTGGTGAGGAACAGTCGGACTTCCGGCAGCTCCGGCCAGTCCACCGACAACAGCCTCCTGGGCTACCCGCAGCAGGCGGAAGCCAGCTttgagccagaggaccaggacagcGACGAGGACGACATCATCATTGAAGACAGTGGTGAGCCGCAGCAGATCCCGAAGGCTGCCCCCGATGCCCAGAGCCTGGAGTCCCTGACGCAGATAGAGCTCAGCTTTGAGTCGGGGCAGAATGGGTTCTCCCCTCCACAGGACCCAGTGCCTGTGCCCAGCAGCCTGGACACAGAGTTTGAACCCCGTGCTCCGGACCAGAGACTCTTAGAGGAAGACGGAACGATCATAACGTTGTGA